From a single Nothobranchius furzeri strain GRZ-AD chromosome 9, NfurGRZ-RIMD1, whole genome shotgun sequence genomic region:
- the LOC139071721 gene encoding uncharacterized protein gives MLAKLPSLFLLLRSPPTLKILSSTPCTIIWRQFPILFNITGWRKFPPLPITPCAFSAGKLRKVADMETPTVLYQLSSLTMLINSRSDTLEKMVSGNSVVISEMKKAVQENTKHITAVKESFDAVCVELNDMKGRIADFESQLEQYKANAETQEKCISHLENYSRRWDLKLYGLPEREKQDVGQEVIKVCRTVLPEEQVKFPDVVDTVHRIGPKKSNNNNQPRGVIIQFTSRIYCDDVWRAAKKSAFLKNNNLKLAEDLSPDDRARRNKLWPAVEATRKANKLAFFVAGRAFVEGKEIFPPL, from the coding sequence ATGTTAGCCAAGCTACCCAGCCTCTTCTTACTTTTGAGAAGCCCACCGACACTAAAAATACTCTCATCGACTCCATGCACGATTATTTGGAGGCAGTTTCCGATCCTCTTCAACATAACCGGATGGAGGAAGTTTCCCCCTCTTCCTATCACTCCATGTGCCTTTTCCGCTGGTAAGCTAAGAAAAGTTGCGGATATGGAGACACCTACGGTTCTCTACCAGCTCTCATCACTCACCATGCTGATTAACTCGAGGTCGGACACTCTTGAAAAAATGGTGAGTGGCAACTCTGTAGTCATTTCCGAGATGAAAAAAGCTGTCCAAGAGAACACCAAACACATCACGGCGGTGAAGGAGTCGTTTGATGCTGTCTGCGTTGAGCTAAATGATATGAAGGGCAGAATTGCTGATTTCGAATCACAGCTTGAACAATATAAAGCAAATGCGGAAACACAGGAAAAGTGCATCTCCCACCTGGAGAACTACTCACGCCGCTGGGATTTGAAGCTCTACGGTCTGCCCGAGAGAGAGAAGCAGGACGTCGGACAGGAGGTCATCAAAGTCTGCAGAacagtcctgccggaggagcaagTGAAATTCCCCGACGTCGTTGATACCGTCCACCGCATCGGCCCCAAGAAATCCAACAATAACAACCAACCCAGAGGAGTCATCATCCAGTTTACATCCAGGATCTACTGCGATGATGTCTGGCGCGCTGCCAAGAAGTCTGCCTTCCTGAAAAATAATAACCTGAAGCTAGCTGAAGATCTGTCTCCTGACGACCGCGCTCGGAGAAACAAACTTTGGCCAGCTGTTGAAGCCACGCGCAAAGCAAACAAGCTGGCGTTCTTCGTTGCAGGACGTGCGTTTGTGGAGGGAAAAGAGATCTTTCCACCCCTATAA